GGTGACTGGGACGGCGGCCAGGTTGGGTTGATTTTGTCGGAAGAACTCGGCTGGCCGGGCGCGAATCTGGTGACAGGCATTGAGCCTGGGTCCGGCGGGCTGGTTTTAAAGCGCGAACTCGAAGAAGGATATGAAGTACTTGAAGGAAACGTGCCTCTTGTGGCGGTTGTTACTAACCACGAGACAAACGTTCTTCGCATTGCCAAGGTAAAAGATACCATGGCGGCCATGCGTAAAAAAGTTGAGCAGATTAACGTAGAGCCGCAAGGCGGCCGCTTAGAACTGGCGAGTCTGGAGATTCCGGTCAAAGAGGTAAACTGTGAAATCATCCCGGGCGAAGACGGCGGAGAAAAAGCGGATAATTTAATCAAGCGGCTTTTGGAGTTAAAAGTGATGTAGAGCTTTTGAACGTACATGACTAGCGGTAAGATTGGGGGAAGAAAAATGTCCTTAGTCCTGACCTGTCTGTTGGATCAAGGAAACCTGTCCCGTGACAGCCTGGAAGTTCTCGGCGCCGGTAAAAGTATCGCCGCAGAGCTGGATGCTGTGCTGGCAGCGGCGGTAATCGGCGCGGAAACCGGCGCGGTATGCGCGGCGGCAGGGGAATACGGGGCGAGCAAGATATATTCGGTGCAAGACGCCGCTCTGGAACAGTATTACTGCGAAGGATACCTGGCCGCGCTGGAAGCGGTGTGCCGGGAATGCGAGCCGGCGGTGGTCCTGTTCGTAACCAACGCGCAAGGACGCGAAATGGCGCCCAGACTGGCAAAGCGGTTGGGCAAGACGGCTCTTGTCGACTGCTTAAGCTTTAACGCGGATAAAGAAACCGGGCGAATTGTCTTTACCAAGCCGGTGTTTGGCGGTAAGGCGATGGCGCAAGTGGCGATGAGTGACGCCCCGGCTGTAGTGGCCATGCGCCGGCGCAGTATTGAACCCGCCCAGCCGGAGCAAGTGGCAGCGGAAACAATCCAGGTCAAGCCGTCCGCCATTCCTCCCAACCCTTTTAAATTAATTGAGCGGGTGGAGGAGCAAACGGCAGGCGTCCGCCTGGAGGATGCCAGAGTGGTTGTGTCCGGGGGGCAGGGGCTCGGCGGGCCGGAAAACTTTGCCCTGCTGGAAGAACTGGCCGGCTTGCTGGGAGGCGCTGTAGGCGCCAGCCGCGTAGCGGTAGACAGCGGCTGGGTCAGCAGCTCGAAGCAAGTGGGTCAAACCGGCAAGATCGTCGCGCCGGACATTTATCTGGCGGTGGGTATCTCAGGAGCCTGCCAGCATTTGGCCGGGTGTTCCGGTTCCAAGGTCATCGTGGCTATCAATACCGATCCCGAGGCGCCGATTTTTGGGGCGGCCAGGCTTGGGGTGGTTGGCGACTACAAAGAAGTTCTGCCGCCGCTGATCGAAAAAGTAAAAGAAATGGCTTAGGGTTGACGGAATATGCATAACGGCCTCTATCACGAGGCCGTTTGCATAATATTGAAGAGAGGGAGGAATTGGTATGGGACTGCCTGGCATAATTGTTTTCATTATTATTTTAGCTGCCGCAATCTGGCTTTTCGCCATGGCTATAAGACAGCGTTATTTAATCCTGCGTTTAGGCCAACCCGAAGACAGGTTCGATCAAATAGGTGAGCGGGTGAAATCTTTATTTGTTTACGTGCTCGGCCAGAAAAAAGTATTGGATGAAGCATATCCGGGGCTGTTGCACGTGCTCATCTTCTGGGGATTTTTAGTTCTTGGCCTGGGTGAACTGCAATTTTTCGGAGAAGGATTGTACCCCGGATTCGTTTTGCCTTTATTGGGTCATTACCCGGCTTTTTACCTGATTCAAGATTTATTCGCGGTTTTAGTGCTAATCGGACTCCTGATGGCGGCCTGGCGCCGTTACGTAGTCAAACCGGACCGGCTTGACCATAACCCGGAAGCGGCAATTATTTTATCGCTAATCACCGGTGTGGTCCTGACCCTTTTTATAGCGGACGGACTTAGGGCGGCCGCTCACCCGGCGGCTTCGGAAGCGGCGCCGGTAACAGCGATTATTTCGGATTTCCTGGGCAAACAAGGCTGGAGCCTGGAAACTTTAAATATACTGTATTTTACTTTTTGGTGGGCGCATGTCTTAATCATCCTTGGTTTTCTGGTATTTATTCCTTACTCCAAACACATGCATTTAGTCGCCTGTCCCTTCAACACATTTTTCCGTTCCCTCAATCCCATGGGAAAAATGCTTCAGCCGGTTGATTTCGAGGATGAGCAGGCAACTCTGGGCGTAAGAAAAATCACTGATTTTAGCTGGAAACACCTGTTAGACATGTTGACTTGCACCCAGTGCGGCCGCTGCCAGGATAACTGCCCCGCTTATCTGAGCAGTACGCCCCTTTCATCAAAGCGGTTTATCAATAATATGAAAGAACACCTGCTGGAGTGCGGGAAAGAAATCAGCCCCGGCCTAGCTCACGCCTACGCGGAACAGAACGAGTCAAGCGGGGAGACCGGGAGTCTGTTGGAAAGCAGCCTGATCGGCAGTGTAGTTGCGGAAGAAGAGTTATGGTCGTGCAAAACCTGTGGCGCGTGCCAGTATATTTGCCCGGTGATGATCGAACACGTGCCTAAAAATGTTAACTTGCGCCGCTATCTGGCGATGGAAGAAGCGTCCTATCCCAGCGGCGTCGACAACGCCATCCGTTGTCTGGAGGACAGGGGCCACCCTTATAAAGGCACTATGGCCTCGCGTTCAAGCTGGTTTCGCGGTTCATGGGTCGAAGAACTGGTCAAGGAAAACAACAAAGAGATTCTTTTCTGGGTTGGCTGCACGGCGGCCCTTGACGACCGGAACATGAAAATAGCCCAGGCGTTTGCCGAACTGCTCAAACGCTCGGGAGTACATTTCGGAATATTAGGAGAAAAAGAAAATTGTTGCGGGGATCCGGCCCGGCGCCTGGGGAACGAATTTTTATATGACGGCCTGGTCCGGGATAATATCAACCTCTTAAAAAAGCATAAGGTTAAAACCATTGTGACGACATGCCCGCATTGCTATAACGCCTTTAAAAACGAGTACCCGCAAATAGACGGTGAATTCGGTCAAAATTATGAAGTTTACCATCACACTGAATACCTGGCTAAATTGCTGAAGGAAAAGAAGCTCGTCGTAGAAAGCGCTTTCACGGAAACGGTAACTTATCATGATCCCTGTTACTTGGGCCGGTATAACGAAATTTTTGAAATTCCCCGGGAAGTGCTGCAAAATATCAGTGGCGTAAAACTACTTGAAATGCAGAGAAACAGGGGAAGGAGTTTTTGCTGCGGCGGCGGTGGCGGCGGCGCCTGGATGGAAGAAGAAGGCACCCGGGTAAACCATATGAGAGCTGAGCAGGTTTTCGTAAGCGGCGCGGATGTACTGTGCACAGCCTGTCCTTTCTGCATGACCATGATG
The sequence above is drawn from the Pelotomaculum isophthalicicum JI genome and encodes:
- a CDS encoding electron transfer flavoprotein subunit beta/FixA family protein translates to MVCLKQILDPELPPRDFRLEKGEMTPATEGVPLVMSSFDQNALEVGLQLREKIAGATVTAVTVGPEGAEDVLRKALAVKADRAVRVPLEQDCKLSGGIVAGLLAGAARELGADLVICGRQAGDWDGGQVGLILSEELGWPGANLVTGIEPGSGGLVLKRELEEGYEVLEGNVPLVAVVTNHETNVLRIAKVKDTMAAMRKKVEQINVEPQGGRLELASLEIPVKEVNCEIIPGEDGGEKADNLIKRLLELKVM
- a CDS encoding electron transfer flavoprotein subunit alpha/FixB family protein; translated protein: MSLVLTCLLDQGNLSRDSLEVLGAGKSIAAELDAVLAAAVIGAETGAVCAAAGEYGASKIYSVQDAALEQYYCEGYLAALEAVCRECEPAVVLFVTNAQGREMAPRLAKRLGKTALVDCLSFNADKETGRIVFTKPVFGGKAMAQVAMSDAPAVVAMRRRSIEPAQPEQVAAETIQVKPSAIPPNPFKLIERVEEQTAGVRLEDARVVVSGGQGLGGPENFALLEELAGLLGGAVGASRVAVDSGWVSSSKQVGQTGKIVAPDIYLAVGISGACQHLAGCSGSKVIVAINTDPEAPIFGAARLGVVGDYKEVLPPLIEKVKEMA
- a CDS encoding heterodisulfide reductase-related iron-sulfur binding cluster; this translates as MGLPGIIVFIIILAAAIWLFAMAIRQRYLILRLGQPEDRFDQIGERVKSLFVYVLGQKKVLDEAYPGLLHVLIFWGFLVLGLGELQFFGEGLYPGFVLPLLGHYPAFYLIQDLFAVLVLIGLLMAAWRRYVVKPDRLDHNPEAAIILSLITGVVLTLFIADGLRAAAHPAASEAAPVTAIISDFLGKQGWSLETLNILYFTFWWAHVLIILGFLVFIPYSKHMHLVACPFNTFFRSLNPMGKMLQPVDFEDEQATLGVRKITDFSWKHLLDMLTCTQCGRCQDNCPAYLSSTPLSSKRFINNMKEHLLECGKEISPGLAHAYAEQNESSGETGSLLESSLIGSVVAEEELWSCKTCGACQYICPVMIEHVPKNVNLRRYLAMEEASYPSGVDNAIRCLEDRGHPYKGTMASRSSWFRGSWVEELVKENNKEILFWVGCTAALDDRNMKIAQAFAELLKRSGVHFGILGEKENCCGDPARRLGNEFLYDGLVRDNINLLKKHKVKTIVTTCPHCYNAFKNEYPQIDGEFGQNYEVYHHTEYLAKLLKEKKLVVESAFTETVTYHDPCYLGRYNEIFEIPREVLQNISGVKLLEMQRNRGRSFCCGGGGGGAWMEEEGTRVNHMRAEQVFVSGADVLCTACPFCMTMMNDGIKVKQAGQDKAVRIYDLAEILEAVTQKNS